The Campylobacter sp. RM10537 genome has a segment encoding these proteins:
- a CDS encoding HP0268 family nuclease: MDLKLARNLIDEKPKNISLGKIEEAVIKDGQKFFYFDKENSHKDLIALVEYFEKKGLSVYHRTIKYGLDDNDFMYEVHIL; encoded by the coding sequence ATGGATTTAAAATTAGCAAGAAATTTAATTGATGAAAAACCAAAAAATATAAGCCTTGGCAAAATTGAAGAGGCTGTAATAAAAGATGGACAAAAGTTTTTCTATTTTGACAAGGAGAATTCTCACAAAGATCTTATTGCCCTAGTAGAGTATTTTGAAAAAAAAGGTTTAAGTGTTTATCATAGAACTATTAAATATGGTTTAGATGATAATGATTTTATGTATGAGGTGCATATTCTTTGA
- the nusA gene encoding transcription termination factor NusA, whose product MEKIADIIESIANEKNLELESVKEKVILALTNTAKRIYGQQYDFFVDRKKLNLYQKITVVADNDPRLEESKESFIALSKAKAEAPDVEIGDELTYECSLENLGRTAVNILHKELEYHIQKLLEQTIFEKYKNKIGKIVFGNVVRIDNDENTFIEIDELRAFLPRKNRIKGEKFKIGDVVKAVIKRVYTDKGIKMELSRTSPKFLECLLEAEVPEIKDGYVHIVGCARIPGERAKIILKSNGINIDPVGATVGVKGVRINAVSKELHNENIDCIEFSNEPEILIARTLAPAIVNSVKIEDKKAIVSLNSEQKSKAIGKSGINIRLASMLSGYEIELCELKNHSLSNEEALKNLQDLFKI is encoded by the coding sequence ATGGAAAAAATCGCAGATATTATAGAAAGCATTGCGAATGAAAAAAACTTAGAATTAGAAAGTGTTAAGGAAAAGGTTATTTTAGCCTTGACAAATACTGCTAAAAGAATCTATGGTCAACAATATGATTTTTTTGTAGATAGAAAAAAATTAAATCTTTATCAAAAAATTACTGTTGTGGCAGATAATGATCCAAGATTGGAGGAAAGTAAAGAGAGTTTTATTGCTCTTAGCAAAGCAAAAGCTGAAGCTCCTGATGTTGAAATTGGAGATGAGCTTACTTATGAATGTTCTTTAGAAAATTTAGGGAGAACAGCGGTTAATATATTACATAAAGAATTAGAATATCATATCCAAAAATTATTAGAACAAACTATTTTTGAAAAATATAAAAACAAAATTGGAAAAATAGTATTTGGTAATGTTGTTCGTATTGATAATGATGAAAATACTTTTATAGAAATTGATGAATTAAGAGCTTTTTTGCCAAGAAAAAATCGTATTAAGGGTGAAAAATTTAAGATAGGAGATGTTGTTAAAGCAGTTATAAAGCGTGTTTATACTGATAAAGGTATTAAGATGGAATTAAGTCGAACAAGTCCTAAATTTTTAGAATGTTTGTTAGAGGCTGAAGTTCCAGAAATTAAAGATGGATATGTTCATATTGTTGGATGTGCGAGAATTCCAGGAGAAAGGGCGAAGATTATACTTAAATCTAATGGTATAAATATAGATCCGGTTGGAGCTACAGTTGGAGTTAAAGGAGTTAGAATTAATGCAGTAAGTAAGGAATTGCACAATGAAAATATTGATTGTATTGAATTTAGCAACGAACCTGAGATTTTAATCGCAAGAACTTTAGCGCCTGCTATAGTAAATTCTGTCAAGATTGAAGATAAAAAAGCTATTGTAAGTTTAAATAGTGAGCAAAAAAGTAAAGCTATAGGAAAAAGTGGCATTAATATACGCCTTGCAAGTATGTTAAGTGGTTATGAAATTGAGCTTTGTGAATTAAAAAATCATTCTTTAAGCAATGAAGAAGCTTTAAAGAATTTGCAAGATTTATTTAAAATTTAA